Proteins from a single region of Gasterosteus aculeatus chromosome 20, fGasAcu3.hap1.1, whole genome shotgun sequence:
- the aplp1 gene encoding amyloid beta precursor like protein 1 — MGRIAIPILVAALSFCVWENVEALAMTEVSGPSPQVVEPQIAMYCGRQLLHMNLQTGQWEPDPQGHQGCFKEPGEILSYCQEMYPALPISHIEESKRPVIIPSWCKKGWGHCQTHSFIVLPYRCLEGEYVSEALLVPDRCRFLHKEQMDACKSYVYWHNIAKEECAAENLELHSYGMLLPCADHFRGVEYVCCPGRGTSSGKGEMEERDILAGPQTLSSHTSGKLNIVTKVAAPTLSPSPDTDVDEADMEEEDDEVVEEEEEEEEEEGEDEVDEEEDEAEEEDNVEAMAVRDPEEYEYPIDSGTYQTSDYLDSFYSEKSPKPTTSAPLMKADSVTTPRPTDGVDVYFEKPVDDTEHANFLRAKTDLEERRMKRINEIMKEWAEADNQSKNLPKSERQALNEHFQSVLQTLEEQVAGERQRLVETHLVRVEAILNNNRRLALENYLTAVQSDAPQPDRVLQALKRYMAAEQKDRRHTLRHYQHIVAVDPQKAEQMKFQVYTHLHVIEERMNQSLALLYKDPTLAEELHNDIQELVKVERGDISELMTTSFSETHTTEELLPAESEEEKDDEEEEDRAFQNRPYPPRIELQTNKKVSADDEYDYTTSERGPTYEYEEKINTSVELKQVVNKPPEIERDELQPDALETFNRGAMVGLLVVAVAIAMVMVISLLLVRRKPYGTISHGIVEVDPMLTPEERQLNKMQNHGYENPTYKFFEQMN; from the exons GCTTTGGCCATGACCGAGGTGAGCGGGCCGAGCCCCCAGGTGGTGGAGCCGCAGATCGCCATGTACTGCGGCCGTCAGCTCCTGCACATGAACCTACAGACGGGCCAGTGGGAGCCGGATCCTCAGGGCCACCAAGGCTGCTTCAAAGAGCCCGGCGAAATCCTCTCCTACTGCCAGGAG ATGTACCCAGCACTCCCAATCTCCCACATAGAGGAGTCAAAAAGACCTGTCATCATCCCCTCCTGgtgtaagaaaggttggggccACTGCCAGACACACTCCTTCATAGTACTGCCCTACCGCTGCCTAG AGGGCGAGTATGTGAGCGAGGCCCTGCTGGTGCCCGACCGATGCCGTTTCCTCCACAAGGAGCAGATGGATGCATGCAAGAGTTACGTGTACTGGCACAACATCGCTAAAGAG GAATGCGCTGCAGAAAATTTGGAGCTCCATAGCTACGGGATGCTGTTGCCATGCGCAGACCATTTCCGGGGGGTCGAGTATGTGTGCTGCCCAGGCCGAGGGACTTCCAGTGGtaaaggagagatggaggaaagaGACATCCTCGCTGGTCCTCAGACACTCTCATCTCACACCAGCGGGAAGCTCAACATTGT caccaaagTGGCAGCCCCCACCCTGAGCCCGTCTCCGGACACCGACGTGGACGAGGCCgatatggaggaggaggatgatgaagtggtagaggaggaggaggaggaagaggaagaagaaggggaagacgaagttgatgaagaggaagacgaagcagaggaagaagacaatGTGGAAGCAATGGCTGTGAGAGATCCAGAGGAGTATGAATACCCCATTGACTCAGGTACCTACCAGACATCCGACTACCTGGACTCCTTCTACTCCGAGAAAAGCCCAAAACCCACCACCTCTGCTCCCCTGATGAAGGCCGACAGCG TGACTACACCTCGGCCCACAGATGGTGTTGATGTTTATTTCGAGAAGCCGGTGGATGACACGGAGCACGCCAACTTCCTGCGTGCAAAAACTGACCTCGAGGAGCGCAGAATGAAGCGCATCAATGAG ATCATGAAGGAATGGGCGGAGGCAGACAACCAGTCAAAGAATCTACCAAAGTCAGAGCGACAGGCCCTGAACGAG CACTTCCAGTCGGTGCTTCAAACGCTGGAGGAGCAGGTCGCCGGAGAGAGGCAGAGGCTGGTGGAGACGCATCTCGTCAGAGTGGAGGCCATACTCAACAATAACCGCCGCCTGGCCCTGGAGAACTACCTCACTGCCGTGCAGTCTGACGCCCCCCAG CCAGACCGCGTGCTGCAGGCTCTGAAGCGATACATGGCTGCAGAGCAGAAGGACCGCAGACACACGCTCAGGCATTACCAGCACATTGTGGCTGTCGACCCCCAGAAGGCTGAGCAGATGAAAttccag GTGTACACACATCTCCATGTCATTGAGGAGCGGATGAACCAGAGTCTCGCGTTGCTTTACAAGGATCCTACCTTGGCCGAGGAGCTGCACAATGATATCC AGGAGCTGGTCAAGGTAGAGAGAGGAGACATCAGTGAGCTCATGACCACCTCCTTCTCCGAGACCCATACTACTGAGGAGCTTCTGCCCGCTGAGAGCGAGGAGGAAaaggatgatgaggaggaagaggatcgaGCCTTCCAGAACAGGCCTTATCCTCCCCGCATCG AACTACAGACTAATAAGAAAG TTTCTGCAGATGATGAATATGATTATACCACGTCTGAGAGAGGCCCCACGTATGAATATGAGGAAAAG ATAAACACCTCTGTTGAGCTAAAGCAGGTAGTCAACAAGCCACCTGAGATCGAGAGAGATGAACTG CAACCCGATGCCTTGGAGACGTTTAACCGTGGCGCCATGGTGGGGTTGCTTGTGGTTGCCGTGGCGATTGCCATGGTGATGGTAATCAGTCTGCTGCTAGTGCGCAGAAAGCCATACGGGACCATCAGTCATGGCATCGTAGAG GT